TGGAGAACTTGAAAAGGATGTAGTGACTCTACTAAAGCGAGTTCAAAAGTTCTCCATGACTCAAGATATTGGTGCGCGTGTTGCCACTCATATATTTAGTAGAGTTAGTTTTGCTATAGCTAGAGGAGTGCGCGCCCGTATCTTGGCTTTccactaatttcttgtaaactctataaatttctaatataagtgatgtttttatataataataataataatattattattattattattattattattattattattattattattattattattattatcttctcTACTACCgtcaagggcttcgcccgtaccgtagcaaaccgtcaccatctcttggatcgccggcCATCAATttcatacgattcccatatgcgttcCTTGACGGgcagcttagaacggatgaaggcttctggcccgtaccgtatccacctgAAAACGAGCCTGATTCTCGCTGGAAAGTTATCTTAAActtgtgtaagttgtacttacacatgtgtaagtctcgccggagatggtcgccgtcgtcagaggatcatggtggtggtcggagttaacttacatatgtgtaagttacatggactTTTTTTGGACTCAAATTAGCTAGACTCAAtttatctcacccctatatattatatatatatatatatataaggaaaagtgagtatgaggctgttatgcacccaacttgggtgaaaaacccttcacatactaatattttaatattttaaataaatacatggccccccatgatttttagcttttaaaaaaaggtatgtgaggggtttttcacccaacttgggtgcctaacagcctcatattctcttcccccatatatatattataattataatatgggTTTACATGCAggcttcatatatatatatatgtgtgtgttagaTTATGCATTTGTGTTAGCATCTTCTTAGTTATCCATGTATGGCTTACATGCAAGCTTTATAGTTTTACCTCCCAAACTATAGTGCTTCTTTGGTGATTCTGAACTTCTGATCTATTTCAGGATAgtcatgttttatatttttatgtaggCCTACGtgttgtaaatataaataaatcagcatttaatatatttatgagCTGTTTTAAGAAACAATCAATACAACAGTTATGCAATTGGCGAAATGAGAGCCTACATAAAGTTTTCCAACCTGCTTGCTTTATTTTATCCAAGTTATTTGACAAATTCACATGGATCCTTTATTATGCGTCTATGAAAGTCCATGGTCATTTAGAAGTCAAAATGCTGACTTCTTGATAACAGTTTGCTAAAATTTGCcaaaaactggaaaaaaaaatacgagAGCGCTGAAAATATGCGTTGCCATCCATTACGTTGTACCATGCTAGCTgctagtactatatatatactcgtacatAAACATCTTAGTGTGATGACATCTTGGGTCAAGTATATGCTTTATACATAAAGTCAATGCTACAGTTAAAGGGGCCTTAAGAGGCATGTCCCCAAAATTTCACTGGTCTAATAGACTGGTCACCCCTAGCTTGAAGTAGAATAGTCTAATTACCAAAGCTGATAACATTGGCAATGGTAGGTTCATGCTCAGTCCGCCAACCGTAGCTATAACACCCGACCCATTGTGTTTGATCAATTCTGgaccatatataaattataagatGTCATACTCGGAATGCAATCATTTCGAGTTTTAGGTATCAATACACATCATTATCAATATCTTTATTTGGTATAAGTTTAGCCACGTACAATTAGTGTGTCATATTGGATAGACGGGAACGATATATGGAACAGAAAGATGGGTATAATTCGGCtacttttctatatatagaaataaatacCTTATCATCTCTGGATGAGATTCCTAATGACCATGAGGTGAGTTTCTTCCCGATTTAGGTACTACACGTGCGTTAAGTTATGAGTGAGCATCATCCCTTCTATATTCAGAGGAGATATTCCACATATGGTTTTCATAAAACAAGTTACCCGGCCTCCAAGAGGGTTCCCAAAACCatcaatatatattacaaatcaAAGTTATTCGACGGTTGAGATACAGTTATTTCAAGTTCATAAGGGAACTATCAATATATATTGCTTTTAAGCATGATTTAGTACTCCTAGGAGTAGGACAATATATATGACCTACATAGCAtcaacttgtatatatatatatatatatatatggtcgtCTAATTAGAGTAGACACCAATGGAAGTGGTGTTCCTAGAGCCTACATAAAGTTTTCCATCTCGCTCCTGAACTATACTTATCGATTTGTTGAAGAATTGTGTTGCAAACGACACCGTTTGCAACACAACTCCGTCTGAATTAATACGTATTCCCCTTGGTACGACTAGAGGTGCTCGTGGTTGGTTTCCAACAGAAACTGCCACCCAAAACTCTCCCTTTCTTTCTGCACGCTTTATCTTATTTGGGTTCCCATCCAGATCTAGCAAAACTTCTGCGGTATTTGCTTTAGACCCCACGAGCCAGTACTTTGAGATCCGCTTACGAAGAAGCTCAGCTACAAGAACGAATGTACCATCTTTACTCACCGCAGGCCCACCCCCACCGAATAGGCCACTAAGCAAAGTGGTTACTTGTCTGTTATGTGGGTTATAACGTAAGAACCTCCCAGTTGAGTCAGGCGTAAATCCCGGTTGTGTAGCATTTCTGTGCCCCAAGAGAGATAAAACCCCAATTAATTAAcattctacatatatataaataatattgaaCACTTTGAAGATAAAAAGCCTACTTTATGTAGCAAGTCCTTTTTTAAAAACTGCAATAACACTTGAAGTTCTTAACCCATAAtagatactatatatatatataaactcgtTTCGTTAATGAGTCATGTCTAGTAACACTTGGCCAAATGCCCTCTTTGTTATGCATGTAACAAGTTAATTTGATTGGAAACAAAATAAGAGTATATATGATGACTCTAGTTAAACTTGTTGTTACCATTTACCTAATGTCATAAACCAAACTAGAGTCGGAAAGATATATATCGCCCCTTAACAAGTCAATGTCAAGTCCAGTAAGAAACTTGAAGCCGCCCACGAGCTGAGTTGCAAGCCCACCTTGAGGGCCAACAACTAGAAGTCCAAAAAACGCATCGGCTATATAGAGAAGTCCAGTTACAGGGTGAAAGCTAAGAGCCAATGGTCGACCGCATATCGGACCCTTTTCACTATCTGTGTTGCCATCACAAAATTGTTTTGTCCTGAACAAATTTTTGCAAGAATAGTTTAGGTTAACTTCTACATATAACAATGTTCATGAAACTTACTGATACTTAATGTATGCAAAAGAAGTGGAACATATATGACCTTTGGGGTGAAGTATATGCAAAATCCACAAAACCGACATTAGGGCCTTGCCATTTCAAAATCCTACCATCAGTGACAGTCGTGAAGGGACCTTCAGAGAAAACTAGTACTCCACGAAATGCGGCCGATTCAGGTCCGCTGACCCCTTGGGGCAATTCCAGCTTATTAAAGTTGGCATATTGACCATTAGTAATAGACATGCAAAGAACAAAAACAAATGCAACAAAAGGATAAGAGAAGGATGCAACCATTTTTGGATGATCATTTGCCATATATGTTTAGATATGTGAAGGGAGCAATGGATTTGAAGAGAGCTAGCATTTGACAATGCTTCTATTTATAGGAAGACATTCATTCATGCATGCAATGTATATAATGAGGTAGTATTTTGTCGACAATTAATGATATGACTCATATGACTACGTACAATCTATCGGTGTGTGATTTGTCACCACCTGACATCATATTGGGGATGAAATGCGGCGCCACTTTTCTATTTAAAGTTAACAGTTCAGTTAGAATTCTattctatttttaaaacttaGATCAATACTACCTATTCTgggtaaataaaaaaaaaacaagagaaAGAAAGGGTAAGTGGGTAGGAATTAACCAAAGTGCACACCGCAAATAACTTATGTCTGGTGCCTATTCTGGGagttactttttaatttagGTTCATTTTTCTTAAAGTTAAAATCATTGTTTCGAAAGAAAgtaaaatattactcgtaattgCTAGCGTGCATGCAGGCCTCGCCAACTTGAAGCAACAAGAATATCAAGACTTCTTGGCATCTTTGAACAATAAGTGAACTTTAATTACAGGCCTGGCTCACAAGTACCGCAAGTATTGCGTTTAATAGCAATGTAAAAATTGTCCTTTTTGTCTCCATGTATCAATTGTTAGATTGTGCATTACTCCTTCGATATCATCTGTTTATAACTATTTGGGAAATATTTAAAATCCCTTCATGTGGTAACTTTTAAATGTTTACCTCGATTCAAGGAGGTAACTCAGGAATTTTACTTAACAAAAGAAaggatattttttttagaattgaGTCATAGTCTGATaacagatttatatatatatatatatatatatatatatatatatatatatataggatagagatcaaatgagaagacACATTAAGGAGAAAAgagagaaggttcgtttttgattttttttagcttttttttttgacttttttccattctctctttaattaactaattccatataaaagttttaaaaaagttttaaattttttttttcaaaaggcgtagcccgtaagctataggcgaagcctctcGACTATCGCTCCCCAGCTACcatttattaatatccttaagggcgaatcCCGTACCGCatccttacatgtataactcactaactcgggttaaaaaaaatttttaaatttttttttatgggctaagttaattaaaaaaagaatgaaaaaagtgaaaaaataaaaaaaaatcaagaaaacaagctaaaaaataaataaataaaaaggatcTTCTCTTCCTTCACTTCTTAAGAAACTTCTCTCTgtatctctaccctatatatatatatagattatcaCACTGGACATTTAGCAAACAATTTTGGCATTAAAGGGAGTCGCCCGTCCAGCTTTATGTAACGCATGATATGATCAATGTCTTTTGGGTCTAGAATGTACATCATCTATTTTAGGATAATGATTAATAGCTCATTTTGaatctatatatgtgtgtgtgtgtgtcagaTTATTCATTTGTGTTAAGCATCTTCTTAGTTATCCATGTATGGCTTACATGGAGGCTCTATAGTTTTACAATTTTACCTGCCAAACTATAGTGCTTCTTTGGTGATTCTGAACTTATGATCTGTTTGAGCCTTTCAGGAGATAGTcatgttttatacttttatgtaGGCGTACGTGttgtaaatataattaaatcaaCAGTTTGTAGTATATTTGACACAACCCTAATGCAATTGGCGAAACGAGAGCCTACATAAAGTTTTCCAACCTACTTACTTTGTTTTATTCAAGTTATTTCACAAATTCACATGGATCCTATAGTATGCATCTATGAAAGTCAATGGTCATTTAGAAGTCAAAATGCTGACTTCTTATTAACAATTTGCTAAAATTTGGAAGAAACCGAAAAGAATACGAGAGCGCTAAAAATTATGCGTTCCCGCCCATTACACTGTACCGCTAGCCGCTAGTCCTtttattgatgatatacccatacggagctctagcttcgtaccgaagcagaagcagaaaaCGAAGTCATCTTTGTAGAAGTAAACCCATAACGGAGCCTAACCTCCGATTAATATGATCATCCCGGAGCTCCGAAGGTAACAAATACCGagctccgaggagatatacAATAAAGGACGAATATAATCTATTCCGCAATTAATCTTATTAAAGATATATCGAAGCTCCAATATACTcggacataattaggtaacaagattaccataAATCTCctaaagaaggaaacaagacattcacaaaggaggaagaaatttaccctaattctcttactctcctctccaagttatctaccctctatataaatagaggaaggACCTCGCGGCATATTCATTCTCATCGTATATTCATTCACAAATAAACACATCAAATCCCTAAATCCTATGTCGATCACAAATCGACTTATAAACCCTTACAACTTATTCGACTTTCGAATAAGCCTTTTACATAACTccaaaaccctaagtcgaacaaaTCGACTTAGCCAAAAAACCAATCCtgcgtaaagcggtctctctGACCCTCtaaccgtaagggaatcgccaatTAACATCCACAACCCAGCTCACACCTCCAGTTGagtcatagtgcgattatttgatcaaacaaattggcgccatcccTAGGACCCTTTGTCCTCAAAACCGAACCTAGCCACGATTAGAATAAGAGCATTATGTCAAACTCAGATTCCCTATTGGTAAAGCACGGGTTGAAGACAAGGACCCCTTGCTGCGATTGCCAGCTTTGCCGGTGGTCAGGAAGGTGATCTCGCGCCTTCTTGAACAGACGCCAGCCCGGTCGGCATACACTGGAGTACGTCGTCAGATAGGGCTGGAGGGAACAAGGAAACCGTGCTTACCCCAAATCAAGCAACAGGTTGATAAAAGATGTCACAGAAGCTTCCGAATGTTGGAGACGCTGAGCGGTGCACATGCTGTCACAGCGCGGGCGGTCAGAAAAACACCAGAGGCGAGAGAACGTCCATGGGAGAGCCATGGATCTGGTCGAGGAAGCCAGAGCCCGAGCAAACAGGATTCCCCAGGTCTATATATCCGAATTCAAAAACTCGGACAATCGGACAAGGAAAGCCTAGCTACGCTAGAATATCGGGACAATCCGTCAGGAACGCTACATACGAAGAACGCGACAAGCGAAGAGAGCGCTTTGCCAGTAGCCCACACACAAAGCATACCCGTGCCTGAGCTACCCGACAAGGGAAGCTCTACATCTAGTCCGAAACTGGAAGGCCTACTTCATGGCATAACGGCATCGGAAAGCCAGGAAAAGCCGGTGACAATTTTGGAGAGCTCACCGGTAGGAGCGCTTGTATCGCATCAGCAAAACACTATCCAGGCTGGATACGTGTCGGAACCGCGAAACCAAATCTGTAATGAGCTCGCTCAGCAGCCCCCGACTGTCAAGAAGGGGGGTTCGAAGAAAAGCTGTTAAGCTAATCACGGGAGAAAGAAATTGGTCCCCCGCCATGTCCAGAAGAAAAACCAACCAAAATGGTGAGTCTGCAATAGGAAGACCTCGCTACAAAGGAGTGTAAGCGGATGAAACCTGAGATGGACATCTCGTGCCCAGGCCAACATAATTTCTCCCAAAGACCCTCGGACACAGGCATGAGCATGACCTCAAGCGAGTTGATAAAAGAAGAAACAGAGACAGTACCCCCGAATACAAACACCTCACTGCCCAGGAAATCCAAAAGGATAGGATTTGGCAGAAGGAGGAATACTTCCGAAGACGCGGAAGGATCTCCGGGTCCGATGGACCAGGGAAATATACCACCTGCAATGGTGTTGGGGAAGCCAGAAGGAAAAGTGTCTACATTAACAGATAAGCAGATTACCGATGCTTATGTGCAGGCGAACTATGACGTATTATGCACAATCATAAGGTGGCTAAGGGAAACAGGTCAGGTATACGAATCAGAGCTCGTTTCCCCGGCTCAGGAAAGACGTCACACTGCGTCAGGGAACCTCCGAAAAGAAAACGCTTCTTCATCCGAAATGAATAATGCAGATAACCTGGCTATAGCAACAATACCAGATACCCTGACAAAAGAAGGAGAAGCACAAATCGAAGAGATACGCTATAACGGCAAATGAGACCCAACCGAATTCCTAAGCCGCTTTTCCAGGATTGCGGCAACACGGAGGTGGGATCCAAGTATGATTTGCCGGGCCTTCCTCCAGTCCCTAACTGGGAAAGCAAAAGAGTGGAGTGAAAATCTAAGGACCTCCGGAGACGTTGGAGACATTGAAGCTAAATTTGTGTCACGATTTGGCACATCAAGAAATCAAAGAAAGACACACCTAGTGGCAAATGCCATAAAACGATACAAAGAAGAAACAATTAAGCAATTTATAGCCAGGTATACAGCGGAAAACCCAGGGGATAAGTGGGTTACCCGAAACCCAAAGAATATCAGGACTGATTCATGGACTTCGGGCACCAACGCTAGTTGAAACTCTGACGAAAAATTTACCTGAGACATACAACGAGCTTGTAATAAGGGCCCACGCTTGGGTTGACAGAAATCAAGACACAGTCAACGGTGAAGGTACTCGGGGGAAGAGGATAATATTAATGAAACTTAAAAAGTCACCAAAACAAATTCTTGCAACGGAAGTGGTGGCACAAACATTccctaccccccccccccccccacactaATAACTAAGAAAAAGGATCAGAACAAGTATTGTGACTTCCACAAAGATCACGGACACAAAACGGACTCATGCCGAAATCAGCTGCGTGCTATAGAGGACGCGATAGCAGCAGGAAAATTCAGGCATCTGGAAAGGAGCGTAAGCAACGAAGGCATAATTTAACGCCAGCAGGCGATCTTGCGGGAATACTGGATTGAATTAAAAATCAGACACAATGTTCAAGAAAGAGCTTCCTGCAAGATGGGGAACAAGTGCATTCAAAGGGCCTAGCCTCCAGCTAATAGCATAAGCAAAACCGAGGCCAGAAGCACTAAGCTCCTACAAAAAGCATAACCTCCATATGCAAGGCTAAGGGAATTCTCGGACCACAGGAAGCAACGATGGAAAGCTAAAGTAGTATGGACCTTACTATGTAAAGGCCCTCCGCACTTTGTTTTTTCGAAAAATTGCTTTCTAACAAGATTGATCAGAACACC
The Erigeron canadensis isolate Cc75 chromosome 2, C_canadensis_v1, whole genome shotgun sequence DNA segment above includes these coding regions:
- the LOC122588266 gene encoding protein STRICTOSIDINE SYNTHASE-LIKE 11-like — translated: MANDHPKMVASFSYPFVAFVFVLCMSITNGQYANFNKLELPQGVSGPESAAFRGVLVFSEGPFTTVTDGRILKWQGPNVGFVDFAYTSPQRTKQFCDGNTDSEKGPICGRPLALSFHPVTGLLYIADAFFGLLVVGPQGGLATQLVGGFKFLTGLDIDLLRGDIYLSDSSLVYDIRNATQPGFTPDSTGRFLRYNPHNRQVTTLLSGLFGGGGPAVSKDGTFVLVAELLRKRISKYWLVGSKANTAEVLLDLDGNPNKIKRAERKGEFWVAVSVGNQPRAPLVVPRGIRINSDGVVLQTVSFATQFFNKSISIVQERDGKLYVGSRNTTSIGVYSN